The following coding sequences lie in one Danio rerio strain Tuebingen ecotype United States chromosome 3, GRCz12tu, whole genome shotgun sequence genomic window:
- the si:ch1073-464p5.2 gene encoding uncharacterized protein isoform X2 has translation MAGGARCSKHREILQVAALGRPLYPGMLYDARSDSFIPGVTLWDNKLLTEDLNSHPQTRTDLKFSSSDSFSSKSNLLDISSSLKASFLGGLVEVAGSARYLRDTKSSTRQSRVTMHYSATTRFDQLTMSHLGTITYPQVFEQKTATHVVTGVLYGAQVFMVFDRMLSEQENSEHIETEMSLMVKKMTSVNVDAAFKMTDSEKKSAEKISCTYHGDIHPGQSPTTFEEAIKLYKDLPNLLNQQTAVPVKVWLYPLHLLNSAAARVEREISTVAAFTLEGIMEDLAEAERTFNELSGSRLANKFRDIRERLNSFYQSMRVYKSMLQSAVGRVLPAIRGGQKEEKSLEDILKIHRNSPFRSDQLKLWLNDAKQEISVLTAQVNSLEGVNIEEPENVYSSSSSGKVFCLTFTSLKYDDPYLSALQEFVKMNRFDAPEEEQHLVSVASDGKWFHNSVTIANMMYNLKVFSFLKVFYFTGLVFSAMSDPSIPGSSIYLFEQGGLKQKKLEDDYRYIIS, from the exons AGATACTGCAAGTGGCAGCTCTAGGAAGACCTCTGTATCCTGGTATGCTTTATGACGCCCGCAGTGATTCCTTCATTCCAG GAGTAACGCTCTGGGATAATAAATTACTGACTGAAGATCTAAACAGCCATCCTCAGACCAGAACAGACCTGAAGTTCAGCAGCTCTGACTCTTTCTCAAGCAAATCCAATCTTCTGGATATCAGTAGTTCCCTGAAGGCCAGTTTTCTGGGGGGGCTTGTTGAAGTGGCTGGATCTGCCAGATATCTGCGTGACACCAAATCCTCAACCCGACAGTCCAGAGTTACCATGCATTACAGTGCAACCACACGATTCGATCAGCTCACGATGAGTCACCTGGGCACCATCACCTACCCTCAGGTGTTTGAGCAGAAAACGGCAACTCATGTGGTGACGGGGGTGCTGTATGGAGCTCAGGTCTTCATGGTGTTTGATCGCATGCTTTCAGAACAGGAGAACAGTGAACACATTGAGACTGAAATGAGCCTCATGGTGAAAAAGATGACGTCAGTAAACGTAGACGCGGCTTTTAAAATGACTGATTCTGAAAAGAAATCTGCAGAGAAAATCTCCTGCACATATCATGGTGACATCCATCCTGGGCAGAGCCCAACCACATTTGAGGAGGCAATAAAGCTCTATAAGGATCTGCCAAATTTGCTGAACCAGCAGACCGCAGTCCCAGTGAAGGTCTGGCTGTATCCGCTGCATCTCCTGAACTCAGCAGCAGCTCGAGTGGAGAGAGAAATCAGTACAGTTGCGGCTTTCACTCTTGAGGGAATAATGGAGGATTTGGCAGAAGCAGAGAGGACTTTTAATGAACTGTCTGGAAGTAGGCTGGCTAATAAATTCAGAGATATTCGAGAGCGGCTGAACTCGTTTTACCAATCGATGAGGGTTTACAAGTCAATGCTGCAGAGCGCAGTCGGCCGGGTTTTACCTGCTATTCGAGGAGGACAGAAGGAGGAGAAGAGTCTGGAGGACATCCTGAAGATCCACAGAAACTCTCCATTTAGATCTGACCAGCTGAAACTGTGGTTGAATGATGCAAAGCAGGAGATCAGTGTCCTGACTGCTCAGGTCAACTCACTGGAAGGGGTCAACATTGAAGAGCCAGAGAACGTCTACAGTAGTTCAAGTTCTGGTAAAGTATTCTGCTTGACCTTCACTTCTCTGAAGTATGATGACCCGTATCTGTCAGCCCTACAGGAGTTTGTGAAAATGAACAGGTTTGATGCTCCAGAAGAGGAACAACACCTGGTATCTGTAGCATCTGACGGAAAATGGTTTCATAACTCTGTTACCATCGCAAATATGATGTATAATTTAAAGGTGTTCAGCTTTTTAAAGGTATTTTATTTTACCGGGCTTGTTTTTTCAGCCATGTCTGATCCATCAATTCCAGGCTCCTCCATCTATTTGTTTGAACAAGGGGGACTAAAACAGAAAAAGTTAGAGGATGATTACAGGTATATAATAAGCTAG